The DNA segment TTACTGGCTGATAAAAATATCTCTCCATAAACAAGAAAAGTGTCAACTTGACCTTTCATTTCTCTCCCACAGTAGCTTTTCACAGTCCTCCTGCTAAGATTAAAAAGGAGCCGCAGAGTCCCTCCTTGGACCCCACACTGTCCTGTAACCATAAGCAGCCATTCCAGTACCACAATGGCGAGCAGTGCCTTTATGCCAGGTAACACAGCTTACACAGGGAAGGGACAGGAGGTGTTATGAAATCAAGTGCTACTGCCTTATCTAATAATGAGGTGTTATGACAACAGTCTGGTCTGTCTGCTGGGTAAGGGCAGTGCACATGTGCTGCAATACAAATTAACCAGTGGGTCAGCTCATGGCAGCCTGCTTAGACTGCCATTTATTGCACTGGATAGATCAGACCTGTGTAGAGTAGATCTGGGCttgcctcttttcttctccctagTGCTGTTCCTCAGCTGTTCTGATGCTGAGAGCAGTCTTGACATCTGTCATGTGCCCCTCTCTCCCCATTGCTTTCCAAAATCTGTCCCACAAGGAGCTCCCTGACACCATTGCCCACAGTCCCAGCTATTTGCCTGAGTTATAGTATGGCTTCTTCAGTACAGACACCTTCTCCAGTTTTCTGCTTGAAGGGTTATTGCTATTGTGCATGGGGGCAACCAATAATCAAAAAGGAAGGAGTTTGTGCTGGGAGTTTTCTGGCCTAGGTGGCTGCACAGAGGGAGAGCGTGTCTGCCTGTGACGCGTTCTCCCCAGGTACTGCCACAAGTCCTTCTCGGAGAACTGTAATGCTCCAATATCTGTTTGACTGTCCCAGTGCCTATGATCAACCCAGACAAGTTGGAATCAAGTCCCCCAACCCAGGAACCCCGATACAGTCACCGCTCCAACAGTTTCCTAGGCAGGACAGGAGCTTCCTGACCCCTGCGGGGCCACCCCACCCCACGTCCAGCTGTGGATACCTCAACGAAAACAGGTGAGTTACTGCCAGGAGGAGGCAGCCCCTGGCAAGAAGGATTGCCCTCCTTGGTGATTCAGGGAGGAGGGGCTGCAGCATCCAGATTAAAGTGCTCAGTTTCCAGCAATCACAGGATCTCCCCCATCCAAAGTACCTGGGACCCACCACTGCTGCCTAGGGTTTGAAGAAGTCTATAACCTTAAGCCCGTCAGATTCTGTGAATGATGGGCTGTGTAGCTGCCCTTGGAAACATCTTTCACTGGCGTCCCTTCCTTGCCCCAGCTATGCATGCAGCTCCTACAGCCCTAATAACAGGCTGAGGCCGAGGAAGTTTTTGTCCCTCAACCAGCCCTGCACCAGGGCTGAGATCAGAGGGCCAAGAAAGCAGCCACCCCAtgtcctctcccctcttctagctctgcGTACCAGCCACCTGTGGAGATGTGCcgttccttcccctcctcccaggGCATGGCTCAGGAAGACCCCATTGCCTACCAGCGCCAGATGTCTGAGCCCTGCCTCCAGTACCCTCATCAGGGCTTCAAACAGGAGTACCATGACCTGCGGTATGAGCAAGCAAGCCGGGCGGGCAGCAGCAGTCAGTACCCAGCAGCTGTGGTGATCAAGCAGGAGCAGGTGGACTACGTGTATGACTCAGGTAGGCAGAACTAGctctttttagcagggcctgttgtgacaggacaagggagaatggctttaaactaaaggggggtagatttagactagatataaggaagaaattttttatgctgagggtggtgaaacactggaacaggttgcccagagaggtgccagatccctggaaacattcaaggtcaggttggacagggctctgagcaacctgatctagttgaagatgtccctgcccacagcaggggggttggactagatgacctttagagtcaccttccaacccaaactactctatgattctacaattctgaCTGCATAAACCAGGCATCAATGGGGGTAAGCAACCTTGTGGGTGAACATCCATCACTGGTGGTCTTTGGGCTTTGAAACAGTACTACTTCATCTTCAGGAGCGTCTGTGGTCTGGGAAACTGGCTGCATAGCAGGAAATGCAAACAGTTTTGTCTGTTTACTGCATCTAAGAGAAGGCTGGGACATACACTTTCCATACTGTGTTCTGAGAAGGACTTTCTGGTAGATAGTGGAAAGCTTTAACAAGATATAGGAGCTAGAAGGTGATGTTAAACCCATTCAAACTAGATTAaaggcatgcattttttttttccaagggaataAGTAGCCATTGGGGAGACTCTCAAAATTCATAATTAGCCCACTCACACcatcagaaatggagaaaagggCGTTCCCAGTTTCACAGGGTGTTTTTGTCTTCAGAGGGATGTGTGAGCTGGTAGGCAGTAGAAAGGGAGAGAAGTGAGGTCAGCTTTGAAGAAATTATACTGCAAACGTTCTGTAAAtggcagcagaaaggaaggaatcAAAATCTTGGAGCTCGTACAGAAAAACTGTCTCAGatccctgcagcaggaggggacCTTCAAGCAGTGGCAGAGGAAAGCTGCTCTGGGTGCAGAGATTGTGCTGCACAACCCTGAGCTGCAGCTCGTGACACTGTCTGGCCCTGTGCCTTTTCCCTGACTGGCAGCAGAAGAATTTAATTCACAAAATGGAGGCAAAgatgcagctctcccagcctaGCTGGTGAGTGTCAGCTTTCACTGCTGCGGTCTCTCACCAGCAGCTGACACCCACTGGAAACTCGCCACAGCAGGTCACAGAGAGAGCTGATGCCCCATTTTGGAGCTTACCATGCAAGATAAACCAGCTTTGTTCTGACAAACAGATCTAAAAGTCTAAAACTAAAACAGTCTAAAGAGACTTGGGTGGCTAATAATAAACTGGTCCAAGGACAGGCATAAGTGCAGAGCGGGATCTGGGTTGACTCAGCTAAGTGCAAGCGTGCAGCTCTGTGTCTCTTGTAGTGTCAACCTTCACCTGCTACTTCCCATAGAAACAGGGCACACAGAGCAGATAGCAGAGATTTCAGAGGATCACAAGAGAAAAAATTTTATAATTCAAAAAATTACCTGATCAATCAGGTAATCCTCTTATTTTTCCACAAGGgataaatcttattttttcagcAGACCTGTCCAAAGACTTGCTACCCTGACATCACAATACCCTCTTCTAGAGGGAATGTTACATGTGGTTTCCTGGTATTTTAATGGACATTTTGAGTTGTTTCCTTtagcagaaataaatacataaataaaatgctcCTATGAGGGTATAGAATCCACCACCGTGGCTATGCTGATATTACACTTTCACTGGGTACTTCTGTCcagacaggggaagaaaatgtgCAAACCCAGAAGAATGCTTTTTGTAAGAGTAGTTTACAATTGTAATAATACACAGTCAGTCACCTCAGAGTACCCTTCTGCCCTTAGCATCAGCAAAATGTCTGCTGAAAGCAACGGCTATACACAGGAGTATGAGGGAAACGTAAGGTAAATCTTTCCAAAGCTCCCAGTTACAGCTTCCATTTCAGCTGTGGACAGCAAATAGGTTTGATTCAGAAAACACAAGATACAGAAGATATAAATTGCAGTGCCCAGGCAACAATATATGCTGCACAGAGATCATGAAAAgactttctgcttgttttcaaactcaggctattttttcctttatcttttctcAACTGTTTGTGAGAATGCCCTATCATGATGTGAAAAAGCCAAGGAGACTTAAGACATCTGAAGTGACATTTGTGAGACACTGTCTGTAGTAAACATTCAGATGCTGCCGCTTTCCATTATCATCATCATAGTACCCCTGGAAAAATGTAATGCCTTCTCACCTCTGAAAACAGTAGCAGAGTGCATAGTTATCTTAAACTAAGATGAGGGAGAGGTGTCATAAAAATTTAGCCTATTGTCCAAGATTTTGTATTGAGTGGTGCATAGGTGACTGGCTATCCTGGCTACTCTGAAGGAAGTCATGTGATAGTACCACAGAAATTTACTAGTGTAATTCATGATTGGAAGCATGAGGAAGACGAAGTTGTGGTGGGATGGCTGAGACATAAAAAGTTATCAGTCTGCCATTAACCCTTTATTTAAGAAGGCCCTAAGAGGACATTGGTTAGACAGCTGCACTTACCTATCCACCTCCGGAGAGCAAGATCATTCTGCCTCCTgtgctttttaattaaatgagCTTGTTAATTGTTCTGTAGATGTTCCTGGCTGCCCTTCCATGTACATAAATGTTGAGAGTTATCCAAGCCATTCAAATACAGAAGATACATTAGGTAAGAAACTCAGTGACTGCCGTCTTTTCCCTGCATTGCATTGCCCTTTAGTACTACCCTGTCTTTGTCTATGACTGCCTATGTTGCTTTCTCTTTCAGGCTGCAGCTATGACAAGCAGATGAGGTCCTTTACTGATGATGTCTGTGTTGTTCCAGAAAAATATGAAGGTTGGAGAAAGAATGGCTTCCAGTTTGGGTGTAAGATAGGGTTATCCAGCATCTTTGCTAGCCACTTGACCACTGTCTACATAGTTCGTTACACTGTGTTCTTGCAGGTGTGTTAGCTGTGGTTCATACCTGGCTTTTTGGTATCCTGTTTCTTGAGCTTTTTTAGCAGCAAACAGGCCTTCTAGCATAAGTAGCTTAATTGTGAGGTTCATCAGAGCTCCTCTTGGAAGAGCTGCTGGTGAATTGGCCACTCTGTTTTATATGAACTGAAATAGTCCAGGTAAACATTTGTGAAAtgtgcctttcccccccccccccccccttctttttgcAACTGTTTTTGCATTGTTACCCTTAGAAACGCCTTGTTTGTTCTTCTCAGCAGGAGACATCAAGCAGGAAGCCGGAGGGTGCCGGGAAGGACCTCCATACCAGAGACGGGGATCTCTCCAGCTCTGGCAATTTCTTGTGGCTTTATTGGACGATCCGACCAATTCTCACTTCATTGCCTGGACTGGTAGAGGGATGGAGTTCAAGCTCATTGAGCCAGAAGAGGTGAAACCATTTAGCTTCTCTgcaggctcagggggagcagccGCTGTTTCTGAGGCTGCAAATTCTCAAGAGGCTTTTCCTCTGCCCTGTGAAGGCTTCTGCCTACCAGTGGTACTCACTAGACCCTGCAGCAAGTCAAGGTTTTTAGATGAGGTCAAAACACTTGGGTGACACAAATATCAGGTTTAAGAAAGGCTGCTTGTAAGTTTAGAGTCTCAGCAATGCAGTCAGTCAAATTACCCACTGTCTCCACTTCCCTAGACA comes from the Aptenodytes patagonicus chromosome 20, bAptPat1.pri.cur, whole genome shotgun sequence genome and includes:
- the ETV4 gene encoding ETS translocation variant 4 isoform X1, with the protein product MCRSFPSSQGMAQEDPIAYQRQMSEPCLQYPHQGFKQEYHDLRYEQASRAGSSSQYPAAVVIKQEQVDYVYDSDVPGCPSMYINVESYPSHSNTEDTLGCSYDKQMRSFTDDVCVVPEKYEAGDIKQEAGGCREGPPYQRRGSLQLWQFLVALLDDPTNSHFIAWTGRGMEFKLIEPEEVARLWGIQKNRPAMNYDKLSRSLRYYYEKGIMQKVAGERYVYKFVCEPEALFSLAFPDNQRPTLKAELDRQISEEDTVPLSHLDENATYLPDLGSLPPQLYSKGYTY
- the ETV4 gene encoding ETS translocation variant 4 isoform X2, encoding MCRSFPSSQGMAQEDPIAYQRQMSEPCLQYPHQGFKQEYHDLRYEQASRAGSSSQYPAAVVIKQEQVDYVYDSDVPGCPSMYINVESYPSHSNTEDTLGCSYDKQMRSFTDDVCVVPEKYEGDIKQEAGGCREGPPYQRRGSLQLWQFLVALLDDPTNSHFIAWTGRGMEFKLIEPEEVARLWGIQKNRPAMNYDKLSRSLRYYYEKGIMQKVAGERYVYKFVCEPEALFSLAFPDNQRPTLKAELDRQISEEDTVPLSHLDENATYLPDLGSLPPQLYSKGYTY